tcaggagtgtATTCCTTCCTATctcctggctttcagctgttcctctgaGCGTGAGTCCTGAGTCTACGATgcaagtcacttggagcagaaaatttggtcttacctctggtctcggccctgaagttgctccttggggcTTGGTTTCATCTCTCTGTGAGAGCAATAACCAAAAGGGCCTGCCAATCCTTCCTTGTGCTCAGGGGCATAGATGGCTCTAGGAGTTTTCCTCTCTtgtctcgggcctgaagttgctcctaggggctggttttcagctctcctgagggcagaaaccagaagctcaATGTTTTGATATGGAAAATTCTTGAACTGAGTGCAAAAGTAAGAACAAAtcttctgctctaagtgacccacctggtggcctcaggacacacaaagttAGAAGTTCTCTAGGACAGGATAAATCTGGTTTCACCACCATATACTTCTAATAACATTGCTCAGATAAGTGAGATGGACAGTTTTTGTGATTCAAGAATGGAATTATGTTAGAACATTAATCCATATACCACATCTCTATGATGTAAAGTTTCAAACTGTGTTAATGTAATGTGGAATCCTTTCTTTGTTATTCTTTTAAATCGGATGTCTTGTGTCACACTGTATATAATCCATGTGAACATAGGAGATAATGAAAGAAGCAACATACCTCCATCTCTTCCAGAATAATTAGAAGAGATGCAATAGTCATCACATATATTATACTGCCTAAACCtgctataaattttaaaataattagtttTCCAACACTATTGGGTACCTTGTCAAAATCAAACTGGTGAAAATCCATGTGAGTAATAGGGATATTGAAgtttttttctttgccatggttcacatttcaaatgtagtATCACTCAAATGATAGCAAAACTTACGAATGGAATCAGTGTGACAAAGCGCTGAGTTCCTACTTTTcttcaaatatatgaaaaattcttgtggaaaaaataatttacaaatgTGTGACAGGGAGTCTAGGCTCTTCCGATCCCATCTATCTTCAAAGAGGCCAAAGCTCGTAATGTAGGGGAGCACCACTATCTTAAAGTGTTATTACTTTAAGTCAGATTGCTGTTTTCAATTAAATCAAATTGCAAAATGAATTGATATGAACAAAAAGACTCATTAGTATAGTAAATGTGAGAAAGCTTTCACATGTGCCAATTTAATTTGCAGGCATAGAAGATGTCGAACTGGAGAGCAACCCTCTGAGTTTATTCAACATGGTAAAGTCTTTGCATATCAATGTCATACCATAAAGCATGAAATTATTCATATTAGAGAAAACCCTGTTGGAAATATGAAATATGGTGAGGCTTCTGCTCAAAGCAGTGATCTCCAAATACATAGACGAACACATACAGGAGCAAAATcctatgaatgtaaccagtgTGGCAAAACCTTTGCAGGAATTGGTGGTCTCCAATATCATATAAGAACACATACAAGaaagaaaccctatgaatgtggCCAGTGTGGTAAAACCTTTGCAAGAAGGGGTAGTCTCCAATATCATATAAGAACACATACagaagagaaaccctatgaacatattcaatgtgataaagcctttgcacCTAGAAGTGATCTGAaatatcataaaagaacacatacagcagagaaaccctatgaatgtaccgaatgtggtaaagcctttgtacaaAGCAGTTATCTCCAAAAACATAaacgaacacatacaggagagaaaccttatgaatgtatcctatgtggtaaagcctttgtacaaAATAATCATCTCCAAGCACATAaacgaacacatacaggagagaaagcctATGAGTGTAACCATTGTGGTAAAGCTTTTTCCTATAGAAATcttctccaaatacataaaagaatacatacaggagagaaaccctatgaatgtaaccagtgtggtaaagcctttacagGAAGGGCTGGTCTCCAGTATCATACAAGAACACATACAGacgagaaaccctatgaatgtattCAATGTGGTAAAGCGTTTGCACAAAGACGTGATCTGAaatatcataaaagaacacatacagggGAGAAATCCTATGAATGTAccgaatgtggtaaagcctttgtacaaAGCAGCAGTCTCCAAAAACATAAACGAACACAttcaggagagaaaccttatgaatgtatcctatgtggtaaagcctttgtacaaAATAGTCATCTCCAAGCACATAaacgaacacatacaggagagaaaccctatgaatgtaaccattGTGGTAAAGCTTTTTCATATAGCAATgttctccaaatacataaacgaacacatacaggagagaaaccctacaaatgtaaccATTGTGGTAAAGCATTTACGGCAAGGGCTGGTCTCCAGTATCatacaagaacacacacaggagtgAAACCGTATGAATGTattcagtgtggtaaagcctttgcacaaagcAGTATTCTGCAGTATCATagaagaacacatacaggagagaaaccgtacgaatgtaatcaatgtggtaaagcctttgcacaaagcagtagtctccaaatacataaacgaacacatacaggagagaaaccatatgaatgtcaccaatgtggtaaagctttttCATATAGAAATGTTCTTCAAATACATAAACGaatacatacaggagagaaaccctatgaatgtaacctgTGCGGTAAAGCCTTTGCTCGAAGCAGTGATCTTCAGTATCATAGAAGAACACATACATGATGTGATAAAGCTGCAGCACAAATACATGAACAAACTAATACAGAA
This Rattus norvegicus strain BN/NHsdMcwi chromosome 3, GRCr8, whole genome shotgun sequence DNA region includes the following protein-coding sequences:
- the Zfp873l1 gene encoding zinc finger protein 135-like; its protein translation is MKYGEASAQSSDLQIHRRTHTGAKSYECNQCGKTFAGIGGLQYHIRTHTRKKPYECGQCGKTFARRGSLQYHIRTHTEEKPYEHIQCDKAFAPRSDLKYHKRTHTAEKPYECTECGKAFVQSSYLQKHKRTHTGEKPYECILCGKAFVQNNHLQAHKRTHTGEKAYECNHCGKAFSYRNLLQIHKRIHTGEKPYECNQCGKAFTGRAGLQYHTRTHTDEKPYECIQCGKAFAQRRDLKYHKRTHTGEKSYECTECGKAFVQSSSLQKHKRTHSGEKPYECILCGKAFVQNSHLQAHKRTHTGEKPYECNHCGKAFSYSNVLQIHKRTHTGEKPYKCNHCGKAFTARAGLQYHTRTHTGVKPYECIQCGKAFAQSSILQYHRRTHTGEKPYECNQCGKAFAQSSSLQIHKRTHTGEKPYECHQCGKAFSYRNVLQIHKRIHTGEKPYECNLCGKAFARSSDLQYHRRTHT